The Melanotaenia boesemani isolate fMelBoe1 chromosome 17, fMelBoe1.pri, whole genome shotgun sequence genome segment TGGAACTGATCCAGCAAAGTTGTCAAACAGAGTTACCCAGTAAAGTCCTGAATTCTGTGCAAACAGGAGGCAGATGATGAAGGAAACAAGGCATGTGACCCCtgaaacatggaggcaaaaaagaaaaattgaagGAAGTTAAACCACAGCACAGTTCATCTGTTAAAAAGGTGACTTTAACTAGGAGAAAGAATACCAGTCACTGCTTCCTGGGGCCATTTTTGAGGTAACACATGTAAGTCTTTCAAGGGGACCACCACTCCCTCAATGTTGCCAAACAGAGTGGAGAGGCCCAGGCAGAAAAGCATAATGAAAAAGAGGACAGACCAGACAGGGGAGGCGGGCATCTTGGTAATGGCCTCTGTGAAGACAATAAAGGCCAGACCTGTTCCCTCCACTCCCTGAGCCAACAAGCACAATACAGATGAGAACACAACACAATATCAGCATGGGAAGTCTGACAGATCTTCATTAAAACAGCCACCTCACTCAGGAGTTTCTGCATGTCACATGTTTTGATATTCAGTCCAAGGACAACATCAGGATAAGAGCTGTTCAGATGGTTAAAGGCTGCATCGTAGCTGCTTGTAGCAATGCTATCCTCTGGTAGATCAAATGCATTTGATAAAGTCATGATGTTtctagggagaaaaaaaatcaaaaagacattaaTTGTGCATATACCAcagtaatttatgattttaagaAAACTGACTTATCTATAATGTATTCAAATGGCAAAGAAAAAGCAGTTTTGGACTATTCTGAACTTGTAATATCTGTCCTGTGATTACTCACTCATTTATACAGTTGTCATATTTCTCAGTGGCCCTGAAGCCAATGATGGAGTAGGTTACCGTTGCAGCATATATTGAAGTAAAACCAGTTACTGCAGACAAAATTACAGCATCTTGCATGCAGTTGTTGCTGGAAGAAAAGGAATAAAGTTTAGAAAATTAGCCAGCACACAGGAGCTTTCTGAACTGTTGTGTGGTTTCAGTAAACAACAGGACTTTTAAATGTCTCTTACTGAACAGGGTTGTAGCTTGAGAAGGAGATGAGGCCCCCCCATGCTAAGCTTAATGCGTAAAAGACCTGGGCACCTGCATCCAGCCAAGTTTTTGGGTTAATCAACTCATCCACCTGTAAGAAGGAGACATGCAGTACAGACTGAtgtaaattttttattattgcatcTTTAATTGGTGTTTTTTGtcttaaaagtttaaaacacaCTTGTGGAGTGAAGAGGAATTGTATTCCATTCAGGGCACCTTTGAGGGTCAGTCCTCGCACCAGGAAGATGGCCAGCACTATGTAAGGCAGGATGGCTGTGACGTACACTGCCTGAAGTCAGGAAAAAAATGGTAGAAATATTTAACGATACTAGCAATAGTGATTagataatatttagttttaaactgCAGACTCAGTTAACCTTTCCAGATGAACTGATCCCCCGTATGAAGCAGATACAGATGACTGACCAGGCAGCAAGCAGACAAACCACCATGGGCCAGTGGAGACCTCCAGAGTCGGCTATGGAGGCCGTACTATTTAGAGTCACTCTGTAAAAGTAATAATCCACAGTGGAGCTCCGTTGACACTCGGGTATAAATTCTGAAGAGGCATAAAATAGTAGTTTTGAAGAAAATTTAGGTGAGTAATGTGTTTGAGAATTTGTTTGTGTATCTTAAAAGACCTGTATTATTTTCATTGAGGGGACATTGGGTCCAAGGCAGTGGGTCTTGAAAGGAGTTAAAGAGATACCACATGATCCAAGCCATCAAGGTGTTGTAGTACAGTCCGATTAGTAAAGACACTAGCATGGAGGCAATACCTGAGAACAACAGATTCATGAGCACATGCAACacttaaaataaaccacatcttAAAGAACAAATTTGTGTTTCAGTAGGGCCATTGGCTACTTTTCCTCTGCCTGTAATTGAGTGTGTTACTCACCAACACCAGCCAGGTATGGGTTGATGGCCCTCCACACTCCCACGCTGCCTTTCCTGAGACGCTGGCCGATGGCAAACTCCAATAACAGGAGAGGCATTCCTTCCAGCACCAGAAGGATCAAGTAGGGAATCAGAAAGGCTCCTGGAAAATGTTTACTGATCAATATTATGATCATACAGATACACCATAGATCATTCATCAAAGATGTGAGCACTCTGTAGCAGGCAAgctaaaggtacagtgtgtaaaaatTACTGACAAGTGCAAAAATCAGATCAGTATCAGGGAAGTTTGAAAGTTGAGTAAACACCTCTATAGGGTGCTACTGTAAGGGGTGCTGTTGCCATGTGGAAAGAGTGAGGTTACAGatctataaaatgtttttagagATGGTAACAACTGTCAGAGTAGCATCCAAATGAATTCCAGGATAGAAAtgaattaatttttcattattaattcTGACTGGGAAATTAGGCTCTGTAATTTACCCATCTTTAGATTTACTGGAGAACAGGGAACTGTCATGTTTAGGCACCCTGGGAGTTTAGGGGTTAAGAGCCTTgatcaggggcccacagtggttggCACAATGGGGACTTGAACCGACCCAAGCCCACCTTTGTAACCgctaggctaccactccccccCGGATAGTtgcaggatggatgcatggGATGCATCCTTTCCCATCAGAACAAAAGGAATACCTAATAAATATCTGTCTGCTGGTGGTAGTTTAGTACAtatacattaaaagaaaagctaacTTGGGCTTTTCCTTTACTTTTTGTATGACATATAAACTGTAGttgattatttattatctattatTAGATCTAATCTACCTGTGTTGAACTGGGTTGGGGCTGTAAAAGGCTTAGTCTGACACAATCACCATTCAATACCACAATAAACATTAATTCAAGGCAGAAAGAATTTCCTCAAATacatcttgtaaaaaaaaaagagctgttCAAGTGAACACCTGGATGTAATTATCCAGGAAGCCCATTACACTGAGTTTACACAGTTTGTCCAATTTTCTATAAAACTACAAGATGGCAAATAAAAGCATCGGTAGTACATTAAATGTACCAAGTTGAAGTACTCAGAgagcagacctctgccaagccatagtcattattatttatttatttatttgtttgccaATAATTGTGGGCATCGTTTTTTGTGTTAGACACTCTAATGGCCCCCGAAATT includes the following:
- the LOC121657043 gene encoding sodium-dependent neutral amino acid transporter B(0)AT1-like; this translates as MKLLLPNPGLDLRIPNCEDLERMEKEEVGDRPKWDNKAQYILTCVGFCIGIGNVWRFPYLCQSHGGGAFLIPYLILLVLEGMPLLLLEFAIGQRLRKGSVGVWRAINPYLAGVGIASMLVSLLIGLYYNTLMAWIMWYLFNSFQDPLPWTQCPLNENNTEFIPECQRSSTVDYYFYRVTLNSTASIADSGGLHWPMVVCLLAAWSVICICFIRGISSSGKAVYVTAILPYIVLAIFLVRGLTLKGALNGIQFLFTPQVDELINPKTWLDAGAQVFYALSLAWGGLISFSSYNPVHNNCMQDAVILSAVTGFTSIYAATVTYSIIGFRATEKYDNCINENIMTLSNAFDLPEDSIATSSYDAAFNHLNSSYPDVVLGLNIKTCDMQKLLSEGVEGTGLAFIVFTEAITKMPASPVWSVLFFIMLFCLGLSTLFGNIEGVVVPLKDLHVLPQKWPQEAVTGVTCLVSFIICLLFAQNSGLYWVTLFDNFAGSVPLLTIALFELIAVVYIYGIDRFNEDIKFMIGHKPSIYWQISWRFISPIIILVILVFYLVTQAQQELSYSVWDPNSADFPALASVAYPSWINGIIFLLAGVPSLAVPVYALCRLVFVKCRKNTKSCEKIDQIS